In the Ramlibacter tataouinensis TTB310 genome, one interval contains:
- a CDS encoding class I SAM-dependent methyltransferase, giving the protein MSEPIIGMHQWFETPPGRYLLAWEQAEFDRAVGDIFGYHALQLGLPELETLRANRMPRRWLGVARAQGPHARMPDLVTDFAALPFEANSLDLVVLPHSLELSDDPHATLREVERVLVPEGKVVICCLNPASLWGLRQRRAHLYRRLGFGQLYLPDAGEFIGYRRLRDWLRLLSFEVETGSFGCWRPAMATEKWLNRYEWVDRIGARWWPIFGAVYFIVAVKRVRGVKLMRAWKRRASMSAAPVPLANRSHRTPASEEA; this is encoded by the coding sequence ATGAGCGAGCCGATTATAGGAATGCACCAGTGGTTCGAGACGCCGCCCGGCCGCTACCTGCTGGCCTGGGAGCAGGCCGAATTCGACCGGGCCGTGGGCGACATCTTCGGCTATCACGCGCTGCAACTGGGCCTGCCCGAGCTCGAGACGCTGCGCGCCAACCGCATGCCGCGCCGGTGGCTGGGTGTGGCGCGCGCCCAGGGCCCGCACGCCCGCATGCCCGATCTGGTGACCGATTTCGCGGCGCTGCCGTTCGAAGCCAACAGCCTGGACCTGGTGGTGCTGCCGCACTCGCTGGAATTGAGCGACGATCCGCATGCCACGCTGCGCGAGGTCGAGCGCGTGCTGGTGCCCGAGGGCAAGGTGGTGATCTGCTGCCTCAACCCGGCCAGCCTGTGGGGCCTGCGCCAGCGCCGCGCCCACCTGTACCGGCGCCTGGGGTTCGGCCAGCTGTACCTGCCCGATGCCGGCGAGTTCATCGGCTACCGGCGGCTGCGCGACTGGCTGCGCCTGCTCAGCTTCGAGGTAGAAACCGGCAGCTTCGGCTGCTGGCGTCCGGCCATGGCCACCGAGAAATGGCTGAATCGCTACGAGTGGGTGGACCGCATCGGCGCGCGCTGGTGGCCGATTTTCGGCGCCGTGTACTTCATCGTGGCGGTCAAGCGCGTGCGCGGCGTCAAGCTGATGCGCGCGTGGAAGCGGCGCGCCAGCATGAGCGCCGCGCCCGTGCCCCTGGCCAACCGCAGCCACCGCACCCCCGCCTCCGAGGAAGCCTGA
- a CDS encoding efflux RND transporter permease subunit, whose product MQLPEISIRRPVFATVLSLLVVLVGLVSFNRLQVREYPRIDEPVVTVSVRYPGASAEVIESQVTKPLEDSIAGIDAVDVITSISRAEQSQISVRFRLEKDPDAAAAEVRDRTSRVRNRLPQAIDEPVIAKVEADAFPVIWLAFTSETLGPLQINDLLNRIAKPRLQTVSGVADVRIYGERKYAMRIWLDPDKLAGLRLTTQDVEDAVRRSNLELPAGRIESRQREFSVTSQTDLFRPAQFEEIVIRNVNGFPVKMRDVARVQEAAADERTAVRLNGRPAISAGVIRQATANPLTLAQGVREMIPQLKADLPADISIEVANDNSLFIDRSVRNVYTTIAEAVVLVALVIFVFLRTFRASIIPIVTIPVSLIGTFAMMALAGFTINTLTLLALVLAIGLVVDDAIVMLENIYRHIEEGLDPFSASIKGAREIAFAVVSMTMTLVAVYAPLAFTPGRTGRLFVEFALALAGAVLVSGFVALTLTPMMCSKLLRHNPRPNWFDRTMERRLTALSDGYGRLLRWLLVARWQPAGPGPAVRGGWQARLLQARWIVVGLMLASGLAIALVWPSMKSELSPLEDRGTILANISAPDGATLEYTDRYARALEQLGQQYPEFDRVFANIGNPTVSQGSVVYRTVDWEARERTTLQIARELGPKFNALPGVSAFAITPPSLGQGFRERPLNFVIQTSDSYENLSALTRTMLDEIAKNPGIVSADVDLRLNKPELRIEVDRDKAADMGVSVEVVARALETTLGGRQVTRYKRDAEQYDVIIQNRASGRTTPEDIDSIYVRGRNDTMIPLSALVKVSESVSPRELNHFGQRRSVSITANLAPDYSLGQALAFMDQTAARVLKPGYTTDLNGTSREFRASQGALAVVFVLALLFIFLVLAAQFESFVDPLIIMLSVPLSMIGALLALKWSGGSLNVYSQIGLITLVGLITKHGILIVEFANQLREQGMEMVDAVVKASAQRLRPILMTTGAMVLGAVPLAIASGAGAESRQQIGWVIVGGMSLGTLLTIFVVPTMYTVFARREVPGANKAQARDKPAGPAHHGDLVAK is encoded by the coding sequence ATGCAGCTGCCCGAGATATCGATCCGCCGCCCGGTGTTCGCCACCGTGCTGTCCCTGCTGGTCGTGCTGGTCGGCCTGGTCAGCTTCAACCGCCTGCAGGTGCGCGAGTACCCGCGCATCGACGAGCCGGTGGTCACCGTCAGCGTGCGCTACCCCGGCGCTTCGGCCGAGGTGATCGAGTCGCAGGTCACCAAGCCGCTGGAGGACTCCATCGCGGGCATCGACGCCGTGGACGTGATCACCTCCATCAGCCGGGCCGAGCAGAGCCAGATCTCGGTGCGTTTCCGCCTGGAGAAGGACCCCGACGCCGCGGCCGCCGAGGTGCGCGACCGCACCTCGCGCGTGCGCAACCGCCTGCCGCAGGCCATCGACGAGCCCGTGATCGCCAAGGTCGAGGCCGACGCCTTCCCGGTGATCTGGCTGGCCTTCACCAGCGAGACGCTGGGGCCGCTGCAGATCAATGACCTGCTCAACCGCATCGCCAAGCCGCGGCTGCAGACCGTCAGCGGCGTGGCCGACGTGCGCATCTACGGCGAGCGCAAGTACGCCATGCGCATCTGGCTGGACCCGGACAAGCTGGCCGGCCTGCGCCTGACCACGCAGGACGTGGAGGACGCGGTGCGGCGCAGCAACCTGGAGCTGCCGGCCGGGCGCATCGAGTCGCGGCAGCGCGAGTTCAGCGTGACCTCCCAGACCGACCTGTTCCGTCCGGCACAGTTCGAGGAGATCGTCATCCGCAACGTCAACGGCTTCCCGGTGAAGATGCGCGACGTGGCCCGGGTGCAGGAGGCCGCGGCGGACGAGCGCACCGCGGTGCGGCTCAACGGGCGGCCCGCCATCTCCGCCGGCGTGATCCGCCAGGCCACGGCCAACCCGCTGACGCTGGCGCAGGGCGTGCGCGAGATGATCCCGCAGCTCAAGGCCGACCTGCCGGCCGACATCTCCATCGAGGTGGCGAACGACAACTCGCTGTTCATCGACCGCTCGGTGCGCAACGTCTACACCACCATCGCCGAGGCGGTGGTGCTGGTGGCGCTGGTGATCTTCGTGTTCCTGCGCACTTTCCGCGCCTCCATCATCCCCATCGTCACCATCCCGGTCAGCCTGATCGGCACCTTCGCGATGATGGCGCTGGCCGGCTTCACCATCAACACGCTCACCCTGCTGGCCCTGGTGCTGGCCATCGGCCTGGTGGTGGACGATGCCATCGTGATGCTGGAGAACATCTACCGCCACATCGAGGAAGGGCTGGACCCGTTCTCGGCGTCGATCAAGGGCGCGCGCGAGATCGCCTTCGCGGTGGTCTCGATGACGATGACGCTGGTGGCGGTCTATGCGCCGCTGGCCTTCACGCCCGGCCGCACCGGCCGGCTGTTCGTCGAGTTCGCGCTGGCGCTGGCGGGCGCGGTGCTGGTGTCGGGCTTCGTGGCGCTGACGCTGACGCCCATGATGTGCTCCAAGCTGCTGCGCCACAATCCCAGGCCCAACTGGTTCGACCGCACCATGGAGCGCCGGCTCACCGCGCTGTCCGACGGCTACGGCCGGCTGCTGCGCTGGCTCCTGGTGGCGCGCTGGCAGCCGGCCGGCCCCGGCCCTGCCGTGCGGGGCGGCTGGCAGGCGCGGCTGCTGCAGGCGCGCTGGATCGTGGTGGGGCTGATGCTGGCCAGCGGCCTGGCCATCGCCCTGGTGTGGCCCAGCATGAAGTCCGAGCTGTCGCCGCTGGAGGACCGCGGCACCATCCTGGCCAACATCAGCGCGCCCGACGGCGCCACGCTGGAGTACACCGACCGCTACGCCCGTGCGCTCGAGCAGCTGGGCCAGCAGTACCCCGAGTTCGACCGCGTCTTCGCCAACATCGGCAACCCGACCGTCTCGCAGGGCAGCGTGGTCTACCGCACGGTGGACTGGGAGGCGCGCGAGCGCACCACCCTGCAGATCGCGCGCGAGCTGGGCCCCAAATTCAACGCGTTGCCGGGGGTGAGCGCTTTCGCGATCACCCCGCCCTCGCTGGGGCAGGGTTTCCGCGAGCGGCCGCTGAATTTCGTGATCCAGACTTCCGACAGCTACGAGAACCTGAGCGCGCTGACGCGGACCATGCTGGACGAGATCGCCAAGAACCCCGGCATCGTCTCTGCCGACGTGGACCTGCGGCTGAACAAGCCGGAGCTGCGCATCGAGGTCGACCGCGACAAGGCGGCCGACATGGGCGTGAGCGTGGAGGTGGTGGCCCGCGCGCTGGAAACCACGCTGGGCGGCCGCCAGGTCACGCGCTACAAGCGCGACGCCGAGCAGTACGACGTGATCATCCAGAACCGCGCCAGCGGCCGCACCACGCCGGAGGACATCGACAGCATCTACGTTCGCGGCCGCAACGACACCATGATCCCGCTGTCGGCGCTGGTGAAGGTGAGCGAGAGCGTCAGCCCGCGCGAACTCAACCATTTCGGCCAGCGCCGCTCGGTCTCCATCACCGCCAACCTCGCGCCCGACTACTCGCTGGGCCAGGCCCTGGCCTTCATGGACCAGACCGCCGCCAGGGTCCTGAAGCCGGGCTACACCACCGACCTCAACGGCACCTCGCGCGAGTTCCGCGCCTCGCAGGGCGCGCTGGCGGTGGTGTTCGTGCTGGCGCTGCTGTTCATCTTCCTGGTGCTGGCGGCCCAGTTCGAGAGCTTCGTCGACCCGCTGATCATCATGCTGTCGGTCCCGCTGTCCATGATAGGCGCGCTGCTGGCGCTCAAGTGGAGCGGCGGCTCGCTCAACGTGTACTCGCAGATCGGCCTGATCACCCTGGTGGGTCTGATCACCAAGCACGGCATCCTGATCGTCGAGTTCGCCAACCAGCTGCGCGAGCAGGGGATGGAGATGGTCGATGCCGTGGTCAAGGCCTCGGCGCAGCGGCTGCGCCCCATCCTCATGACCACCGGCGCCATGGTGCTGGGCGCGGTGCCGCTGGCCATCGCCAGCGGCGCCGGCGCCGAGAGCCGCCAGCAGATCGGTTGGGTGATCGTGGGCGGCATGTCGCTGGGCACGCTGCTGACCATCTTCGTGGTGCCCACCATGTACACGGTGTTCGCCCGCCGCGAGGTGCCGGGCGCCAACAAGGCGCAGGCCCGCGACAAGCCGGCGGGGCCTGCGCACCACGGCGACCTGGTGGCCAAGTGA
- the rnhA gene encoding ribonuclease HI → MNHIEIYTDGACKGNPGPGGWGVLLKSAGTEKEMFGGELGTTNNRMELTAVIQALGALKRPCNVTLYLDSQYVLKGMTEWLPGWKAKGWRTAGKTPVKNVELWQQLDKLVREGGHTIDWRWVRGHNGDPGNERADALANRGVAQALGR, encoded by the coding sequence GTGAACCACATCGAGATCTACACCGACGGCGCCTGCAAGGGCAACCCGGGACCCGGCGGCTGGGGCGTGCTGCTCAAGTCCGCAGGCACCGAGAAGGAAATGTTCGGCGGCGAGCTGGGCACCACCAACAACCGCATGGAGCTGACGGCGGTGATCCAGGCGCTGGGCGCGCTCAAGCGGCCTTGCAACGTCACCCTCTACCTGGACAGCCAGTACGTCCTCAAGGGCATGACCGAGTGGCTGCCCGGCTGGAAGGCCAAGGGCTGGCGCACGGCTGGCAAGACGCCGGTGAAGAACGTCGAGCTGTGGCAGCAGCTGGACAAGCTGGTGCGCGAGGGCGGCCACACCATCGACTGGCGCTGGGTGCGTGGCCACAACGGCGACCCCGGCAACGAGCGTGCGGACGCGCTGGCCAATCGCGGCGTGGCGCAGGCGCTGGGCCGCTGA
- a CDS encoding efflux RND transporter periplasmic adaptor subunit produces the protein MASKPLYIVVAAVGIAAASGAAWWYQNKPAARPDAVAAGNGGAAVPASSAGPARPPAVEVARVEVVRLSDEAQAVGTLRSRQSVVLRPEVSGRVVRLNFRDGDRVRRGQLLVQLDDNLPRAQVQQAQAELSIAQANHKRNQELVAQNFISQRSVDESGAALQVAQAKLALARATADRLRIVAPFDGIAGIRSVNVGDYLRDGTDIVNIEDLDTLYVDFRLPERFQTKVRRGQTALVAMDALPDRQYSAVVQAIDPLVDANGRSVGIRGCIDNRHLQLRPGMFARITAVFGERDNARLVPEEALVPQGTRQFVYKLVDGPDQDTRIARRVEVKVGLRQPGRVEITEGLQPGEVVVVAGQQRIQRDGMPVRVAEMPRNGGATPVAAVLPSRAAGAQAEVPRPAGPNPCAQAPSR, from the coding sequence ATGGCATCGAAACCCCTCTACATCGTGGTGGCTGCGGTGGGCATCGCCGCCGCGTCCGGCGCGGCCTGGTGGTACCAGAACAAGCCGGCCGCACGCCCTGATGCGGTGGCCGCCGGCAATGGCGGGGCGGCGGTGCCGGCTTCCAGCGCCGGCCCGGCGCGGCCGCCGGCTGTGGAGGTGGCCCGGGTGGAGGTGGTGCGCCTGTCCGACGAAGCGCAGGCGGTGGGCACCCTGCGCTCGCGCCAGAGCGTGGTGCTGCGCCCCGAAGTCAGCGGCCGCGTGGTGCGCCTGAACTTCCGCGACGGCGACCGGGTGCGGCGCGGGCAGCTGCTGGTGCAGCTGGACGACAACCTGCCGCGCGCCCAGGTGCAGCAGGCCCAGGCCGAGCTGTCCATCGCCCAGGCCAACCACAAGCGCAACCAGGAGCTGGTGGCGCAGAACTTCATCAGCCAGCGCTCGGTCGACGAGAGCGGGGCCGCCCTGCAGGTGGCCCAGGCCAAGCTGGCCCTGGCCCGGGCCACGGCCGACCGCCTGCGCATCGTCGCGCCGTTCGACGGCATCGCCGGCATCCGCAGCGTCAACGTGGGCGACTACCTGCGCGACGGCACCGATATCGTCAACATCGAGGACCTGGACACCCTCTACGTGGACTTCCGCCTGCCCGAGCGCTTCCAGACCAAGGTGCGGCGCGGCCAGACGGCGCTGGTGGCCATGGACGCGCTGCCCGACCGCCAGTACAGCGCCGTGGTGCAGGCCATCGACCCGCTGGTGGATGCCAACGGCCGCTCGGTGGGCATCCGCGGCTGCATCGACAACCGGCACCTGCAGCTGCGCCCGGGCATGTTCGCCCGCATCACGGCGGTGTTCGGCGAGCGCGACAACGCGCGCCTCGTGCCGGAGGAGGCGCTGGTGCCGCAGGGCACGCGCCAGTTCGTCTACAAGCTGGTCGACGGGCCGGACCAGGACACCCGCATCGCGCGGCGTGTCGAGGTCAAGGTCGGCCTGCGCCAGCCCGGCCGGGTGGAGATCACCGAGGGCCTGCAGCCCGGCGAGGTGGTGGTGGTCGCCGGCCAGCAGCGCATCCAGCGTGACGGCATGCCGGTGCGCGTGGCCGAGATGCCGCGCAACGGCGGCGCCACGCCCGTTGCGGCCGTCCTGCCGTCACGCGCCGCCGGGGCCCAGGCCGAGGTGCCGCGTCCGGCGGGGCCCAATCCCTGCGCCCAGGCTCCGTCCCGCTGA